In one Granulicella aggregans genomic region, the following are encoded:
- a CDS encoding GNAT family N-acetyltransferase, with translation MLTLRPATPSDIPAILGFIRELALYEREPDAVFTTEADLLRDGFTEPRRFHCLIAEWDATPVGFALYFYNYSTWEGRPGIYLEDLYVQPAQRGKGIGKSILTQLAAIAVEEDCARFEWSVLDWNQPSIDFYHAMGAVMKSEWRGMRIDGEALRNLAKQYVTEEVAK, from the coding sequence ATGCTGACCCTCCGCCCCGCAACTCCTTCTGACATTCCAGCCATCCTTGGCTTCATCCGAGAACTAGCTCTCTACGAACGCGAACCCGACGCCGTCTTCACCACGGAGGCGGACCTACTCCGCGACGGTTTCACTGAACCTCGCCGCTTCCACTGCCTCATAGCCGAGTGGGACGCAACACCCGTAGGCTTCGCGCTCTACTTCTACAACTACTCCACGTGGGAAGGCCGACCCGGCATCTATCTTGAAGATCTCTACGTCCAGCCCGCACAGCGCGGGAAGGGAATCGGCAAGTCCATACTGACCCAGCTCGCCGCCATCGCCGTGGAAGAGGACTGCGCTCGCTTCGAATGGAGCGTTCTCGACTGGAACCAACCTTCAATCGACTTCTACCACGCCATGGGCGCAGTCATGAAGAGCGAGTGGCGCGGGATGCGGATCGATGGCGAAGCCCTCAGGAATCTCGCAAAACAATATGTAACTGAAGAAGTTGCAAAATAA
- a CDS encoding PP2C family protein-serine/threonine phosphatase → MDTRRANPRTTAGSWLRRHLVLRVFDRRILFEEIFARVAKIFRLDDLLNYLTQTLVTGLDLSSLTILIKCDNSFEVVRTSGNVNVSGVPFATNSSTISHLKRNSRPTILDKGRTDAWRLLASNDEIAVLDRLHAQMLLPLVGRTGLVGFAALAQRGNKGFSLYDLYLFRQLGKHVGLALEAAMTLEVLSKESAHRASANRELELAREVQERMFPQRVPSIPGATIAGRCVSAQAVGGDYYDIFLTVDGDICFALGDVSGKGISSALLMATLRASLRTLILDNDLSPTQLVFKLNRLIHEASAQNRFATFAVFFYKPQTRSLTYVNAGHNAPLLLRGKDVLRLERGGPVLGLFPDCTYEQETIEIEPSDLLLVYSDGVTESINAAGDEWCEEGLIAAMQHRRKGADVIVEDVFKALHLFADGTPQPDDITLLVFESEALRPELQDTRRLEEIVPVAVTDKSSLSLESIHSLN, encoded by the coding sequence ATGGATACAAGACGCGCCAATCCGCGAACGACAGCCGGAAGCTGGCTGAGAAGGCACCTCGTCCTCCGCGTCTTCGATCGCCGGATACTCTTCGAAGAGATATTCGCCCGGGTCGCCAAGATCTTTCGTCTCGATGACCTGCTGAACTATCTCACGCAGACATTGGTAACAGGGCTGGATCTCTCTTCACTGACCATCCTTATCAAGTGTGACAACTCGTTTGAGGTCGTGCGGACTTCAGGCAACGTCAACGTCTCGGGCGTGCCGTTCGCCACGAACTCCTCCACCATCTCGCATCTGAAACGAAACTCGCGGCCCACGATTCTCGATAAGGGGCGCACCGACGCATGGCGTCTTCTGGCCTCGAACGACGAGATCGCGGTGCTCGACAGGCTGCATGCCCAGATGCTGCTGCCGTTGGTCGGTCGCACCGGATTGGTTGGCTTCGCGGCGCTTGCCCAGCGCGGCAACAAGGGCTTCTCACTCTACGATCTCTATCTTTTTCGCCAGCTTGGCAAACACGTCGGTCTCGCGCTCGAAGCCGCCATGACGCTTGAAGTCCTCAGCAAAGAGTCTGCTCACCGAGCCAGCGCCAACCGTGAACTCGAACTCGCACGCGAGGTGCAGGAGCGCATGTTTCCGCAGCGAGTGCCGAGCATCCCGGGTGCGACCATTGCCGGTCGTTGTGTCTCCGCACAGGCCGTTGGTGGCGATTACTACGACATCTTCCTCACCGTCGATGGCGACATCTGCTTCGCCCTTGGCGACGTCAGCGGCAAAGGCATCTCTTCGGCCTTACTGATGGCGACACTTCGCGCTTCCTTGCGTACGCTCATACTCGACAACGACCTCAGCCCCACGCAGCTTGTCTTCAAACTTAACCGGCTCATCCACGAGGCCTCGGCGCAGAACCGATTCGCCACCTTCGCTGTTTTCTTCTACAAGCCGCAGACGCGCTCTTTGACTTACGTCAATGCGGGCCACAATGCACCGCTGCTGCTGCGCGGTAAGGATGTCCTCCGGCTCGAACGCGGCGGCCCAGTGCTGGGTCTCTTCCCCGACTGCACCTATGAACAGGAGACGATCGAAATCGAGCCCAGCGACCTCCTGTTGGTCTACAGCGACGGCGTTACCGAGTCGATCAATGCTGCTGGGGATGAGTGGTGCGAAGAGGGATTGATCGCCGCGATGCAGCATCGCCGCAAGGGAGCGGATGTGATCGTGGAGGATGTCTTCAAAGCGCTTCACCTCTTCGCCGACGGAACCCCGCAGCCAGATGACATCACCCTGCTTGTCTTCGAATCCGAGGCGCTGAGGCCCGAACTTCAAGACACGCGACGACTCGAAGAAATTGTGCCTGTCGCAGTTACAGATAAATCCAGTCTAAGCCTGGAGTCAATTCACAGCCTCAATTAA
- a CDS encoding GMC oxidoreductase, translating to MATTYDAIIIGTGAGGGALAHRLAKAGKHLLILERGGFMPQEKLNWDTSAVFIDNRYHTKEEWQDKDGKPLHPQQAYFVGGQTKVYGAAMFRMRAEDFGVIQHKGGISPAWPISYADIEPYYTQAEELFHVHGSLGPGGNGPEVADGMGSSFDPTEPFHSKPYPYAAFENEPRMQAIEDDVRGLGVNTFPIPLGLKLNAADPVASQCIRCDTCDGYPCLMHAKSDSDINCIREIMHLPNVTLMTNARVLRLLTNASGTAVLSVEVDHGKDGIASYEAGFFAVCAGAINSAVILLASGNDKHPRGLANGSDQVGRNFMYHQADALLALSTQPNHDSYTKTWGTNDFYLRDTDDNYPYPLGQVQPVGSFHHEMMKGDAPPLTPGFVLETMKQHAVPWWLTTEDLPDPDNRVTLHNATPNSVSTASPGVAGAHGASDTGRVNEATAGQIAAPGRIQLSYTPNNVESFNRLKDRWVDVLKRAGHAQTSVPLHAYFKKRIPLEGVGHQNGTCRMGHDPATSVLDANCKAHELDNLYVVDASCFVSASAVNPSLTIIANALRVADHLLAERLN from the coding sequence ATGGCGACGACCTACGACGCGATTATTATCGGGACCGGTGCAGGTGGAGGAGCTCTTGCCCACCGTCTGGCTAAGGCGGGCAAGCATCTCCTGATCCTTGAACGCGGCGGGTTCATGCCGCAGGAGAAGCTCAACTGGGACACGTCCGCTGTCTTCATCGACAACCGGTACCACACCAAAGAGGAGTGGCAGGATAAAGACGGTAAGCCGCTGCATCCGCAGCAGGCCTACTTCGTTGGTGGCCAGACGAAGGTCTATGGGGCGGCGATGTTTCGCATGCGGGCCGAGGACTTTGGCGTGATCCAGCACAAGGGCGGCATCTCGCCCGCATGGCCTATCTCCTATGCGGACATCGAGCCTTACTACACCCAGGCGGAGGAATTGTTTCATGTCCATGGCAGCCTGGGTCCAGGTGGAAATGGCCCGGAAGTGGCGGATGGAATGGGCAGCAGCTTCGATCCCACCGAGCCCTTTCACTCGAAGCCTTATCCATATGCTGCCTTCGAGAATGAGCCCAGGATGCAGGCGATCGAAGACGACGTCCGCGGGCTCGGCGTCAACACCTTTCCTATTCCGCTGGGACTGAAACTCAATGCGGCTGATCCGGTGGCGAGCCAGTGCATCCGATGCGATACCTGCGATGGCTATCCCTGCCTGATGCATGCCAAGTCTGACTCCGACATCAACTGCATTCGCGAGATCATGCATCTGCCAAACGTGACCTTGATGACGAACGCGCGCGTGTTGCGGCTGTTGACGAATGCGTCGGGAACCGCCGTTCTCTCTGTAGAGGTTGACCATGGCAAGGACGGCATAGCGAGCTACGAGGCGGGCTTCTTCGCCGTCTGCGCGGGCGCGATCAACTCTGCCGTAATCCTTCTGGCATCGGGCAATGACAAGCATCCACGTGGTCTGGCGAATGGCTCTGACCAGGTGGGGCGCAACTTCATGTATCACCAGGCCGATGCGCTGCTTGCGCTCTCGACCCAGCCAAATCACGACAGCTATACCAAGACCTGGGGCACAAACGACTTCTACCTGCGGGACACGGACGATAACTATCCGTACCCGCTGGGGCAGGTGCAGCCGGTCGGCAGCTTTCATCACGAGATGATGAAAGGCGATGCCCCTCCGCTCACGCCGGGCTTCGTGCTGGAGACGATGAAGCAGCATGCGGTGCCGTGGTGGCTGACCACCGAAGACCTGCCTGATCCTGACAATCGCGTGACCCTTCACAACGCGACTCCGAACTCAGTCAGTACCGCTTCCCCCGGCGTTGCCGGGGCACATGGCGCCAGTGATACCGGAAGGGTGAACGAAGCTACCGCGGGACAGATCGCCGCGCCAGGAAGGATCCAGCTATCCTACACGCCGAACAATGTTGAGAGCTTCAATCGTCTCAAGGATCGCTGGGTCGATGTGCTGAAGCGAGCGGGACACGCGCAGACTTCTGTGCCTCTACATGCATACTTCAAGAAGCGGATTCCGCTGGAAGGTGTCGGCCACCAGAATGGAACATGCCGCATGGGACATGATCCGGCGACGAGCGTTCTGGACGCCAACTGCAAGGCGCATGAGTTGGACAACCTCTATGTTGTCGACGCGAGTTGCTTCGTATCAGCGAGCGCCGTGAACCCGAGCCTCACGATCATCGCCAACGCTCTGCGGGTCGCCGATCACCTGCTCGCTGAAAGGCTTAATTGA
- the trmFO gene encoding methylenetetrahydrofolate--tRNA-(uracil(54)-C(5))-methyltransferase (FADH(2)-oxidizing) TrmFO yields MKKIKIIGGGLAGPEAALTAARLGCEVSLYEMRPHRSTEAHQTSDFAELVCSNSLKSESENSAPWLLKQEMRRAGSPLLEEADATAVPAGHALAVDRELFSARVAARISAEPRITVYREEVTELHENDPEIVTILASGPLTSPALTKELQRLTGADHLAFYDSISPIVDATTIDMDKVYFAARWDKGTADYINCPFTKEEYETFLDALTTAENVEAKDWEKFPVDGTANKLQYFEGCLPIEETARRGRDTLRFGPMKPAGLTNPKTGRWPYAVVQLRQENLRADSYNLVGFQNHLKYGEQARVLRLIPGLENAKFLRYGQIHRNTYIHAPSLLTETLQLKAHPNIMIAGQLSGVEGYTESIASGMLVGRYAAAIASGKTPTPAPRASANGSLTHYITHAETKKFTPANITFDLLPPLEAELRKKMRDKKERHKLQCERALAAWGAWLHSLTDH; encoded by the coding sequence ATGAAAAAGATCAAGATCATCGGCGGTGGCCTCGCCGGCCCAGAAGCCGCACTTACTGCCGCCAGACTCGGCTGCGAAGTCTCTCTCTACGAGATGCGCCCGCACCGCTCTACCGAAGCCCATCAAACCTCCGACTTCGCCGAGCTCGTCTGCTCGAACTCGCTCAAGTCCGAAAGCGAAAACTCCGCGCCCTGGCTGCTCAAGCAGGAGATGCGCCGCGCCGGATCGCCTCTTCTCGAAGAGGCTGACGCGACAGCCGTCCCCGCCGGCCACGCCCTCGCAGTCGACCGCGAACTCTTCTCCGCGCGAGTCGCAGCCCGCATCTCCGCCGAGCCTCGCATCACCGTCTATCGCGAAGAGGTCACCGAACTCCACGAGAATGATCCTGAAATAGTTACAATTCTCGCCAGCGGCCCGCTTACCAGTCCGGCGCTTACGAAAGAACTCCAGCGCCTCACCGGCGCCGATCACCTCGCCTTCTACGACTCCATCTCACCCATCGTCGACGCCACCACCATCGATATGGACAAGGTCTACTTCGCCGCCCGCTGGGACAAGGGCACCGCCGACTACATCAACTGCCCCTTCACTAAAGAGGAGTACGAGACCTTCCTCGACGCCTTGACCACCGCCGAGAACGTCGAAGCGAAGGACTGGGAAAAATTCCCTGTCGACGGCACTGCCAACAAGCTCCAGTACTTCGAAGGCTGCCTGCCCATCGAAGAGACCGCCCGCCGCGGCCGCGATACGCTACGCTTCGGCCCCATGAAGCCCGCGGGTCTTACCAACCCGAAGACCGGCCGCTGGCCCTATGCCGTCGTCCAGCTTCGCCAGGAGAACCTCCGCGCCGACAGCTACAACCTCGTCGGCTTCCAGAACCACCTCAAGTACGGCGAGCAGGCACGCGTTCTCCGCCTCATCCCCGGCCTCGAGAACGCGAAGTTCCTGCGCTACGGCCAGATCCATCGCAATACCTACATCCACGCTCCCAGCCTGCTCACCGAGACGCTGCAACTCAAGGCCCACCCAAACATCATGATCGCCGGCCAGCTCTCCGGCGTCGAAGGCTACACCGAGTCCATCGCCAGCGGCATGTTGGTTGGCCGCTACGCCGCAGCCATCGCGAGCGGCAAGACGCCCACGCCCGCGCCGCGAGCCTCCGCCAACGGCAGCCTCACCCACTACATCACCCACGCCGAGACGAAAAAATTCACCCCGGCGAACATCACCTTCGACCTCCTTCCACCGCTAGAGGCAGAACTCCGTAAGAAGATGCGCGACAAGAAGGAGCGCCATAAGCTGCAGTGCGAACGCGCCCTTGCAGCCTGGGGCGCGTGGCTGCACTCGCTAACTGACCACTGA
- the rodA gene encoding rod shape-determining protein RodA, with amino-acid sequence MRRFNSTYFRDFDWVLLGFVLLLSVISVLEIKSATLQTKFRGFETKQVEFLLVGLVLMFIISIVDYHTLIDIAPWAYGISLVSLVAVRLVGSKVLGARRWIKLGSFHFQPSEWVKLVLIVAVARYFWGLAGRDLSWKDIGKVFALVCVPMAMVLLQPDLGTSLTYVPILVCGLFLGGLRIKQAAILLLVFALIGGIAWKSGKLLKPYQKARLTAFMDPDNDPKGSGYQIRQSLIAVGSGGIWGKGANKGTQTQGDFLPIPYTDFIFAAFSEEHGFVGAVGVLVLYFLILMRLIQNAQTASDLPGAFIIMGIVAVIVFQIAVNIGMVVGLMPVTGIPLPLMSYGGSSILFTFLALGIVMNIRIRRFVN; translated from the coding sequence ATGCGTCGTTTCAACTCCACCTACTTCCGCGACTTCGACTGGGTGCTGCTCGGCTTCGTTCTGTTGCTCTCGGTCATCAGCGTACTCGAGATCAAGTCCGCGACGCTCCAGACCAAGTTCCGCGGCTTCGAGACCAAGCAGGTGGAGTTCCTCCTCGTCGGCCTCGTCCTGATGTTCATCATCTCCATCGTCGACTACCACACGCTCATCGACATCGCCCCCTGGGCCTACGGCATCAGCCTGGTCTCGCTCGTAGCTGTCCGATTAGTTGGCAGCAAGGTCCTCGGAGCCCGCCGCTGGATCAAGCTCGGCAGCTTCCACTTCCAGCCGTCGGAGTGGGTCAAACTCGTCCTGATTGTCGCCGTTGCCCGCTACTTCTGGGGGCTAGCCGGACGAGATTTGAGTTGGAAGGACATTGGCAAGGTCTTCGCCCTGGTCTGCGTCCCCATGGCGATGGTGCTGCTCCAGCCGGATCTTGGCACCTCGTTGACCTACGTGCCGATCCTGGTCTGCGGCCTCTTCCTTGGCGGTCTGCGCATCAAGCAGGCGGCGATTCTGCTGCTCGTCTTCGCCCTCATCGGCGGAATCGCGTGGAAGTCTGGCAAGCTCCTCAAGCCCTACCAGAAGGCCCGCCTTACAGCCTTCATGGACCCCGACAACGACCCCAAGGGCTCCGGCTACCAGATTCGCCAGTCGCTCATCGCCGTTGGCTCAGGCGGAATCTGGGGCAAGGGAGCCAACAAGGGCACCCAGACCCAGGGCGACTTCCTCCCCATCCCCTACACCGACTTCATCTTTGCCGCCTTCTCGGAAGAGCACGGATTTGTCGGCGCGGTCGGCGTCCTCGTCCTCTACTTCCTCATCCTGATGCGCCTAATCCAGAACGCCCAGACCGCCTCCGACCTCCCCGGAGCCTTTATTATCATGGGGATAGTGGCGGTCATCGTCTTTCAGATCGCCGTCAATATAGGCATGGTTGTCGGGCTGATGCCGGTCACCGGGATTCCGCTGCCGCTGATGAGCTACGGCGGATCGTCGATTCTGTTCACATTTCTGGCGCTGGGAATCGTGATGAACATCCGCATACGGCGGTTTGTGAATTGA
- a CDS encoding type II toxin-antitoxin system Phd/YefM family antitoxin, translated as MNSKALQDAKAKFTELIDTAKRDGPQIITRRGVDEVAVVPIEQWKRMSGMAKPTLLEVLQSGPTV; from the coding sequence ATGAATTCCAAGGCGCTGCAAGATGCAAAGGCTAAGTTTACCGAGTTGATCGATACGGCAAAACGCGATGGGCCGCAGATCATCACTCGGCGTGGCGTCGACGAGGTCGCCGTGGTGCCCATCGAGCAGTGGAAGCGTATGAGCGGTATGGCAAAGCCAACCCTGCTGGAGGTGCTTCAATCGGGCCCCACAGTTTGA
- a CDS encoding Rne/Rng family ribonuclease, with the protein MSKEIYISSTPHETRLAIVENDELAEIYYERENEYTLAGSIYNGRVTRVLPGMQSSFVDIGLERDAFLYITDFMEEAGDSADFEATHGGSGEARGPRSDNRNGDRGNRNDRGDRGERPAPLTIEASVSAPVESNGEGRSEGNRDRNGRGRNRRGRGNRNGDRSQNGDRTPNNGDRTPAADRPFDEEAPLAAVDSPSFIPSSTDVETIGEGAPGADGSRRWRGRRGRRRGRGVSGQPGESTPETNGVAASDSGESEDSAPFASENANFVEHHEEIPETFAAAPVQETYTGEDEPARSAPPRDGQRREGGRNDRGGRNDRGGRGDRNGRNDRGDRAPRVPRGFAPSLGLHGVDSASTEEESSAPVEPIILPGESLGKYRRDSDGALAEAAHAPASSVPANVIIPKPTTVIDDFVATAWDGGAVLPGETLSRRNRSDAPREGSRDSRRDGRREGRSEFRQDTRQNFRNEEFPAPVATPQVIHDAEGLSVVSPVDEQHEIAAVAHHEPESPFVETIPAALDPIAAIPEPGTPEPVEAVETEPIAHIETEYEPSEASASYRVDPVAPSEFRQSAPVIEEEVFEEEFLEEETPQVADAVDAADGHAPEELSVPEEPAIHVDHSHPFNRLDEDNAEVEPHAVELHAAAEPVEPVVHHEPVPHLDTTGVPPPPPPFFAPAETAATEITTIASTGEMRSEQLSVAPVAEHAAAPTEPILHESSVVSTNSLQSFAPGTGALEEELMDDEEHEATTLHAHYDEEFDDLEEETLEGAADLGTMLREMSIDQITRPVDGESEEDEDEDFEEEDAEGSAEFEEEGITEDGKPTEQSAADAEFFANTFREPGPDTEGTVSRTDSDRRPRREGGRDGRRDGRRDGRDRDRNRSRNTGGEGDRTRFSGGGGRSRQSMQATNLPAISDLLKPGQEILVQIAKEPIAKKGARITSHIALPGRFLVFMPTVNHTGVSRKIESDSERRRLKEILLSEKGEASGGFIVRTAASGASEDELRSDLRFLLNLWADIKQRSESSKSPALIYHDLNLVERILRDQVTDNFSAIWVDTESEYERVLRFLQRFQPQLIRRVKLYTKETPLFEQFGITEEINKALRSKVWLKSGGSIVINQTEALVAIDINTGKFVGKTARLEDTIVKTNLDAIPEIVRQIRLRDLGGIIIIDFIDMDERKNRNKVMAALEEELKSDRAPSKVLQFNDFGLVAITRKRVKQSLERTLSTTCGVCQGTGMTKSPITVCNDIYIEMRKMHKHLDRGDVMLRVHPEVVKQLKSGTAKWLQEMEEMVGKTILVKSDPSLHPEQFDIH; encoded by the coding sequence ATGTCGAAGGAAATTTACATCTCCAGCACCCCCCACGAGACCCGTCTCGCCATCGTCGAGAACGACGAACTCGCAGAGATCTACTACGAGCGCGAAAACGAGTACACGCTCGCCGGCTCCATCTATAACGGTCGCGTCACCCGCGTTCTTCCCGGCATGCAGTCGTCCTTTGTGGATATCGGCCTGGAGCGCGACGCCTTCCTTTACATCACCGACTTCATGGAAGAAGCCGGCGACTCGGCTGACTTCGAAGCCACCCATGGCGGCAGCGGCGAAGCCCGCGGCCCTCGTTCCGACAACAGGAACGGCGACCGTGGTAACCGCAATGATCGCGGAGACCGTGGCGAGCGTCCAGCTCCGCTCACCATCGAAGCCAGCGTCAGCGCTCCTGTAGAGAGCAACGGCGAAGGCCGCTCGGAAGGAAATCGCGACCGCAACGGTCGTGGCCGCAATCGCCGTGGACGCGGTAATCGCAACGGCGACCGCAGCCAGAATGGCGACCGCACCCCAAACAATGGCGATCGTACTCCTGCCGCCGACCGCCCCTTCGACGAAGAGGCTCCGCTCGCGGCTGTTGATTCTCCATCTTTCATTCCTTCTTCGACAGACGTCGAAACCATCGGCGAAGGCGCTCCCGGTGCAGACGGTAGCCGCCGCTGGCGTGGCCGTCGTGGCCGCCGCCGTGGCCGTGGAGTCTCAGGTCAGCCTGGTGAATCGACGCCCGAGACCAACGGTGTAGCCGCATCCGATTCTGGAGAATCCGAAGACTCCGCTCCCTTCGCCTCCGAGAACGCAAACTTTGTGGAGCACCACGAAGAGATCCCTGAGACATTTGCAGCCGCTCCCGTCCAGGAGACGTACACCGGCGAAGACGAACCCGCCCGCTCTGCTCCGCCTCGCGACGGCCAGCGTCGCGAAGGTGGCCGAAACGACCGCGGCGGTCGGAATGATCGTGGTGGCCGTGGCGATCGCAATGGCCGCAACGACCGTGGCGACCGCGCCCCGCGCGTTCCTCGCGGCTTCGCTCCCTCCCTTGGACTGCACGGCGTAGACTCCGCCTCCACCGAAGAAGAATCCTCCGCACCGGTAGAGCCGATCATCCTTCCCGGCGAGTCGCTCGGGAAGTACCGCCGCGACAGCGACGGCGCACTCGCCGAGGCAGCTCACGCACCGGCCAGCAGCGTTCCCGCCAACGTCATCATCCCCAAGCCAACGACCGTCATCGACGACTTTGTCGCGACCGCGTGGGATGGCGGCGCAGTTCTGCCGGGCGAGACCCTCTCTCGCCGCAATCGCAGCGATGCACCCCGCGAAGGTAGCCGTGATTCGCGTCGCGACGGTCGCCGTGAAGGCCGCTCCGAGTTCCGTCAGGACACTCGCCAGAACTTCCGCAACGAGGAGTTCCCAGCTCCAGTTGCAACTCCGCAGGTCATCCACGATGCCGAGGGCCTCAGCGTCGTCTCGCCGGTCGACGAGCAGCACGAGATCGCAGCAGTTGCGCACCACGAGCCGGAATCGCCCTTCGTGGAGACCATCCCCGCCGCTCTCGATCCCATCGCCGCCATCCCCGAGCCCGGCACCCCCGAACCGGTGGAAGCGGTCGAAACGGAACCCATCGCTCACATCGAAACCGAGTACGAGCCCAGCGAGGCCTCTGCCTCCTACCGCGTCGACCCCGTCGCTCCCAGCGAGTTTCGCCAAAGCGCACCCGTAATCGAAGAAGAAGTCTTCGAGGAAGAGTTTCTCGAAGAGGAGACACCACAGGTCGCAGACGCTGTCGATGCGGCCGACGGCCACGCTCCTGAAGAGCTGTCCGTCCCTGAAGAGCCGGCCATCCACGTCGACCACTCCCACCCCTTCAACCGTCTCGACGAAGATAACGCCGAGGTTGAGCCGCACGCCGTAGAACTCCACGCCGCAGCTGAGCCTGTCGAACCGGTCGTTCACCACGAGCCCGTGCCGCATCTCGACACCACCGGCGTCCCTCCGCCTCCGCCGCCGTTTTTCGCTCCCGCCGAGACCGCCGCAACTGAGATCACCACCATTGCGTCAACGGGCGAGATGCGTTCCGAGCAACTGTCCGTCGCTCCCGTGGCCGAGCACGCTGCCGCTCCGACCGAGCCTATTCTGCATGAGTCTAGCGTCGTCAGCACGAACAGCCTCCAGAGCTTCGCCCCCGGAACCGGCGCTCTAGAAGAAGAGCTGATGGACGACGAGGAGCACGAGGCGACTACTCTCCACGCCCACTACGACGAAGAGTTCGATGATCTCGAAGAGGAGACCCTCGAAGGCGCAGCCGACCTCGGCACGATGCTTCGCGAGATGTCCATCGACCAGATCACACGCCCCGTCGACGGCGAGTCCGAAGAAGACGAGGACGAAGACTTCGAAGAGGAAGACGCCGAAGGCTCTGCCGAGTTTGAAGAGGAGGGCATCACCGAAGACGGCAAGCCCACCGAGCAGTCCGCCGCCGACGCCGAGTTCTTTGCCAACACCTTCCGCGAACCCGGCCCCGACACTGAAGGCACCGTTTCCCGCACCGACTCCGACCGCCGCCCCCGCCGCGAAGGCGGACGCGATGGCCGCCGTGACGGACGTCGCGATGGCCGCGACCGTGACCGCAACCGCTCCCGGAACACCGGTGGCGAAGGCGACCGCACCCGCTTCAGCGGTGGTGGCGGACGTTCGCGCCAGTCCATGCAGGCGACCAATCTCCCCGCCATCAGCGACCTGCTGAAGCCCGGCCAGGAGATCCTCGTTCAGATCGCCAAGGAGCCCATCGCCAAGAAGGGTGCGCGCATCACCTCGCACATCGCTCTCCCCGGCCGCTTCCTGGTCTTCATGCCGACCGTCAACCACACCGGCGTCTCGCGCAAGATCGAGTCCGACAGCGAACGCCGCCGCCTCAAGGAGATTCTGCTCTCCGAGAAGGGCGAGGCCTCCGGCGGCTTCATCGTCCGCACTGCCGCCTCGGGCGCAAGCGAGGACGAGCTCCGCTCCGACCTCCGCTTCCTGCTCAACCTCTGGGCCGACATCAAGCAGCGGTCGGAATCGTCGAAGTCGCCAGCGCTGATCTACCACGACCTAAATCTGGTGGAGCGCATCCTGCGCGACCAGGTCACCGACAACTTCTCCGCCATCTGGGTCGATACCGAGAGCGAGTACGAGCGCGTCCTGCGCTTCCTGCAGCGCTTCCAGCCGCAGCTCATTCGCCGCGTCAAGCTCTACACCAAAGAGACGCCGCTCTTCGAACAGTTCGGCATCACCGAAGAGATCAACAAGGCGCTCCGCTCGAAGGTATGGCTCAAGTCCGGCGGCTCGATTGTCATCAACCAGACAGAGGCTCTCGTCGCGATCGACATCAACACCGGCAAGTTCGTCGGCAAGACCGCACGGCTCGAAGACACCATCGTCAAGACCAACCTCGATGCCATCCCGGAGATCGTTCGCCAGATCCGTCTGCGCGATCTCGGCGGCATCATCATCATCGACTTCATCGACATGGATGAACGCAAGAACCGCAACAAGGTCATGGCCGCGCTTGAAGAAGAGCTCAAGTCCGACCGCGCCCCTTCAAAGGTTCTCCAGTTCAACGATTTCGGTCTCGTCGCTATAACTCGCAAGCGCGTCAAGCAGTCGCTCGAACGTACACTCTCCACCACCTGCGGCGTCTGCCAGGGAACCGGCATGACCAAGTCCCCCATCACCGTCTGCAACGACATCTACATCGAGATGCGCAAGATGCACAAGCATCTCGACCGCGGCGACGTGATGCTCCGCGTGCACCCGGAGGTGGTCAAGCAGTTGAAGTCCGGCACCGCAAAATGGCTGCAGGAGATGGAAGAGATGGTCGGCAAGACCATCCTCGTAAAGAGCGATCCCAGCCTCCACCCGGAGCAGTTCGACATCCACTAA